From Halorubrum salinarum, the proteins below share one genomic window:
- a CDS encoding ABC transporter permease — protein sequence MDSRLTIAGREIAGLRAEKTILLAIGIQLFIAMFSSFLVVGLVSMYDPGSLDGAQIEVAAAGDAVDDLERAASEVPGATVTPYEDASAARSAFERNAADAVVVATRTEDGRVSTAVTAPDSTVETTVIVVQLRELLRTYELNERDERARYLAESPLPLPDRSDTSPYFTFTYTVLIPLLVFLPVFISGSLVVDSITEELDRGTMELLRVAPVTLAEIVDGKALAAIGIAPGQALIWLLLLEANGTSVANVGPILALMTALTTLVVSVAVGIAAVAPDRRAAQLLYSVAVLVLFGGATAMAGGPANAVARLAIDSAGAATGVLVIAYAAIAAAAYLGVRRVVAVEGFAR from the coding sequence TTGGATAGCCGCCTGACGATCGCCGGGCGGGAGATCGCCGGGCTGCGCGCCGAGAAGACGATCCTGCTGGCGATCGGGATCCAACTTTTCATCGCGATGTTCTCGTCGTTCCTCGTCGTCGGACTCGTCTCGATGTACGACCCGGGCTCGCTCGACGGGGCGCAGATCGAAGTCGCGGCCGCCGGCGACGCGGTCGACGACTTAGAGCGCGCCGCGAGCGAGGTGCCGGGCGCCACGGTCACGCCGTACGAGGACGCGAGCGCCGCCCGGAGCGCCTTCGAGCGGAACGCGGCCGACGCGGTGGTGGTCGCGACCCGCACGGAGGACGGGCGGGTGTCGACCGCCGTCACCGCCCCCGATTCCACCGTGGAGACGACGGTGATCGTGGTGCAGCTGCGCGAGCTGTTGCGGACCTACGAGCTGAACGAGCGCGACGAGCGCGCTCGGTACTTAGCGGAGTCCCCGCTCCCCCTGCCCGACCGGAGCGACACGAGCCCGTACTTCACGTTCACCTACACGGTGTTGATCCCCCTCCTCGTCTTCCTCCCGGTGTTCATCTCGGGGTCGCTCGTGGTCGACTCGATCACGGAGGAGCTGGACCGGGGGACGATGGAGCTGCTCCGGGTCGCGCCCGTCACGCTCGCGGAGATCGTCGACGGGAAGGCGCTCGCGGCGATCGGGATCGCGCCCGGACAGGCGCTGATCTGGCTCCTGCTGCTGGAGGCGAACGGCACGTCGGTCGCGAACGTCGGCCCAATCTTGGCGCTGATGACCGCGCTCACGACGCTCGTCGTCTCCGTCGCGGTCGGCATCGCGGCGGTCGCGCCCGACCGGCGGGCGGCCCAGCTGCTCTACTCGGTCGCCGTCCTCGTGCTGTTCGGCGGCGCGACGGCGATGGCCGGCGGCCCCGCGAACGCGGTGGCGCGGCTCGCCATCGACAGCGCGGGCGCGGCGACGGGCGTCCTCGTGATCGCGTATGCCGCCATCGCCGCGGCCGCGTACCTCGGCGTCCGCCGCGTCGTCGCGGTCGAAGGATTCGCTCGCTGA
- a CDS encoding succinylglutamate desuccinylase/aspartoacylase family protein, with amino-acid sequence MTDPQPEREPEPFRYDAVVDPGEKRHVRYEVGETYLGDPIEMPVTIVNGEAGGPALFLSAGIHGDEFNGVKVVQEVADRYGPADVHGTLVCLHVCNVPAYEAQRRDTPIYDQDMNRSFPGKERSNTTERMANRIYRRFVAECDLGLDFHTSTRNRTTIYHARADLDDPGVRRLARAFATNVVLYGTGDEGSLRSTATADGIPTVTVEMGRAHRFQPVLIEKALEGVESVLAEYGMTPGEPVHWPGWHLSTAADSTKRWLRADSGGLVEMEWGPYPLVYEGETICTITNHFKTEERAVEAPFDGLILGSLENPVAAPGHPLCHIVRLDAETRREIEREIDQGEFDGYRAHGDAWSDD; translated from the coding sequence ATGACCGATCCGCAGCCGGAACGGGAGCCGGAGCCGTTCCGGTACGACGCCGTCGTCGACCCGGGCGAGAAGCGACACGTCCGCTACGAGGTCGGCGAGACTTACCTCGGCGACCCGATCGAGATGCCGGTGACGATCGTCAACGGCGAGGCCGGCGGGCCGGCGCTGTTCCTTTCCGCCGGGATCCACGGCGACGAGTTCAACGGCGTGAAGGTGGTCCAGGAGGTCGCCGACCGGTACGGCCCCGCCGACGTCCACGGGACGCTGGTCTGTCTCCACGTCTGTAACGTGCCCGCTTACGAGGCACAGCGGCGCGACACGCCGATCTACGACCAGGACATGAACCGCTCGTTCCCGGGCAAGGAGCGGTCGAACACCACCGAGCGGATGGCCAACAGGATCTACCGGCGGTTCGTCGCGGAGTGCGACCTCGGGCTCGACTTCCACACCTCGACCCGCAACCGAACCACGATCTACCACGCCCGCGCCGACCTCGACGACCCCGGCGTCCGGCGGCTCGCCCGGGCGTTCGCGACGAACGTCGTGCTGTACGGGACCGGCGACGAGGGGTCGCTCCGATCGACGGCGACCGCGGACGGGATCCCGACGGTGACCGTCGAGATGGGGCGCGCCCACCGCTTCCAGCCGGTGCTCATCGAGAAGGCCTTAGAGGGCGTCGAGAGCGTCCTCGCGGAGTACGGGATGACGCCCGGCGAGCCGGTCCACTGGCCGGGGTGGCATCTGTCGACCGCCGCCGACAGCACGAAGCGCTGGCTCCGCGCCGACAGCGGCGGGCTCGTGGAGATGGAGTGGGGCCCGTACCCGCTCGTCTACGAGGGGGAGACGATCTGCACGATCACGAACCACTTCAAGACGGAGGAGCGCGCGGTGGAGGCGCCCTTCGACGGCCTGATCCTCGGATCGCTGGAGAACCCGGTCGCCGCCCCCGGCCACCCGCTCTGTCACATCGTCCGGCTCGACGCGGAGACGCGCCGGGAGATCGAACGCGAGATCGACCAGGGCGAGTTCGACGGCTACCGCGCCCACGGCGACGCGTGGAGCGACGACTGA
- a CDS encoding SRPBCC family protein translates to MFGNRDASGNVDRGDGGSVVREGATLAVGRDVAAPPVATATALRDTRRWPEWSPSVSGVESSDRYVETGTTGRVRVAGAWVPFRVSSATRLRWDWEVAGIPATGHRVERYSGDPDRCRAVIEVPLVAAPYVPVCRRALDRFAALVEGE, encoded by the coding sequence GTGTTCGGAAATCGCGACGCGTCCGGGAACGTTGACCGCGGCGACGGCGGGTCGGTGGTCCGGGAGGGCGCGACGCTCGCGGTCGGTCGCGACGTCGCCGCGCCGCCGGTGGCCACGGCGACGGCGCTCCGCGACACGCGGCGCTGGCCCGAGTGGAGCCCGTCCGTTAGCGGCGTCGAGAGTTCGGACCGGTACGTCGAGACCGGGACGACCGGCCGGGTTCGAGTTGCGGGCGCGTGGGTTCCGTTCAGGGTGTCGTCAGCGACGCGTCTCCGGTGGGACTGGGAGGTCGCCGGGATACCCGCCACGGGCCACCGGGTCGAGCGGTACTCCGGGGACCCGGACCGGTGTCGGGCGGTGATCGAGGTCCCGCTGGTCGCGGCGCCGTACGTGCCCGTCTGCCGGCGCGCGCTTGACCGGTTCGCGGCGTTGGTGGAAGGCGAGTGA
- a CDS encoding VOC family protein: MTDAPPTTGLHHVTNICTDIEETTAFYEDVLGWHTVKRTQNYDDPGTPHYYYSPTPEGEPGTNVTYFEYPDSQGAPGPGASHHFAFGVEDEEALREWQDHLEAHGVEVSEVKDRTYFKSIYFTDPDGLVFELATQGPGFTRDEDDPGSEVIDPFEKGYEN; the protein is encoded by the coding sequence ATGACCGACGCGCCGCCGACGACGGGACTCCACCACGTCACGAACATCTGTACCGACATCGAGGAGACCACCGCGTTCTACGAGGACGTCCTCGGGTGGCACACGGTGAAGCGGACCCAGAACTACGACGACCCCGGGACGCCGCACTACTACTACTCGCCGACGCCCGAGGGGGAGCCGGGGACCAACGTCACCTACTTCGAGTACCCCGACTCGCAGGGGGCGCCCGGCCCGGGCGCGAGCCACCACTTCGCGTTCGGGGTCGAGGACGAGGAGGCGCTCCGCGAGTGGCAGGACCACCTCGAAGCGCACGGCGTCGAGGTCTCCGAGGTGAAAGACCGGACCTACTTCAAGAGCATCTACTTCACCGACCCCGACGGGCTCGTCTTCGAGCTGGCGACGCAGGGGCCGGGCTTCACCCGCGACGAGGACGACCCCGGCAGCGAGGTCATCGACCCGTTCGAGAAGGGGTACGAGAACTGA
- a CDS encoding trimeric intracellular cation channel family protein codes for MTGGVLAALFGDPFAVMNTVGLVAFALVGASKAVREEFDLFGVAVVGLAMAFAGGVTRDLLVSRVPLALRSPVEILLGLLGVALAVGLSAWLASPDEHPVTVVADAVGLAAFATTGAIVATDAGVSAFGVVAVATINAVGGGALADILLDRSPFILFEDFYASCAVFGGLAYWLVGVLGGPSGVAAAACAAVTVGLRLVAVARGWRLPTAKGLGDGFGR; via the coding sequence ATGACCGGCGGCGTCCTCGCGGCCCTCTTCGGCGACCCGTTCGCGGTCATGAACACGGTCGGGCTCGTCGCGTTCGCCCTCGTCGGGGCGAGCAAGGCGGTCCGCGAGGAGTTCGACCTGTTCGGCGTCGCGGTGGTGGGGCTCGCGATGGCGTTCGCCGGCGGCGTCACCCGCGACCTCCTCGTCTCGCGCGTCCCGCTGGCGCTGCGCTCGCCGGTCGAGATACTCCTCGGACTGCTCGGCGTCGCGCTCGCGGTCGGCCTGAGCGCGTGGCTCGCCAGCCCGGACGAGCACCCGGTGACGGTCGTCGCCGACGCGGTCGGCCTCGCCGCCTTCGCCACGACCGGCGCCATCGTCGCGACGGACGCCGGCGTGTCCGCGTTCGGCGTCGTCGCCGTCGCCACGATCAACGCCGTCGGTGGGGGCGCGCTCGCCGACATCCTCCTCGACCGGTCCCCGTTCATCCTCTTCGAGGACTTCTACGCGAGCTGCGCCGTGTTCGGCGGGCTCGCGTACTGGCTGGTCGGCGTCCTCGGCGGCCCCTCGGGGGTCGCGGCCGCGGCCTGCGCGGCGGTGACGGTCGGGCTCCGGCTCGTCGCCGTCGCCCGTGGCTGGCGGCTCCCGACCGCGAAGGGGCTCGGTGACGGGTTCGGTCGGTAG
- a CDS encoding ABC transporter permease: MTDRLRGVGRRLAVAGRRVLRVAKWESARASGGVDRRTLAAGIALLLVAGGVVGVGVATGVAGLDVDQNVYRVGVDAESPYADAIEEAPSLRPVPAGIASLGDSADAVVVTVVRPGAGDDGSIDGADVEEVVVRASDTRKGEAAAASVREAVESHNERLMRAEPNRTAAFPVVVTLRYVGRTTGFDDGATLGGSDGGDDGSAGDGGGGSGGGSDGGGGSNGSDGGDDSGEAGSVTNGGASGDDGGFAVPSIGGAAFGADTVGSPGSITPPFPFTSLLLAFVFLVPMNFLIQAYGSSILDERTNRRGEPLLVTPLSPAEIVAGKTLPYAAAAAVVTTLIALAVGGGALSVVAVAPVAATFLGATFVGAMFARSFKELTFVTVGVSVLLTTYAFVPAIFTNVTPVALVSPLTLVVFDLQGETVSAGEVLFSTAPMAVGAALLFGLGLGVYREEDMFSQKPVTRKFLDALAVRLAPVPSGGDLLGRSRLRALGRVAFLTACTIPFVFVAELLAVAVLFALPVTVSIPVLLVTIAFIEEVAKSVGLYAGFERGVFARTAETDGDGTLGVALAVGAASGTGFFLAEKATAVVQAVGLTDLFLGRAAFADVAGLSGLPPLALAALFFAPLVLHVATTSAASLGASRGRTAYALALTLATLGHAAYNVGVVSLG, translated from the coding sequence GTGACCGACCGGCTGCGCGGCGTCGGCCGACGGCTCGCGGTCGCCGGCCGCCGCGTCCTCCGGGTGGCCAAGTGGGAGTCCGCCCGCGCGTCGGGCGGCGTGGACCGTCGGACGCTCGCGGCCGGGATCGCCCTGCTCCTCGTCGCCGGCGGCGTCGTGGGGGTCGGCGTGGCCACCGGCGTCGCCGGCCTCGACGTCGACCAGAACGTGTACCGCGTCGGGGTCGACGCCGAGTCGCCGTACGCGGACGCGATCGAGGAGGCGCCGTCGCTGCGCCCGGTACCGGCCGGGATCGCGTCGCTCGGCGACTCCGCCGACGCGGTCGTGGTGACGGTGGTGCGACCCGGGGCCGGCGACGACGGATCGATCGACGGCGCGGACGTCGAGGAGGTGGTCGTCCGCGCGAGCGACACGCGGAAGGGAGAGGCGGCGGCCGCGTCGGTCCGGGAGGCCGTCGAGTCGCACAACGAGCGGCTGATGCGCGCCGAGCCGAACCGGACGGCCGCCTTCCCGGTCGTCGTCACGCTCCGGTACGTCGGCCGGACCACCGGCTTCGACGACGGCGCGACCCTCGGCGGGAGCGACGGCGGGGACGACGGCAGCGCAGGCGACGGTGGCGGCGGGTCGGGCGGCGGATCAGACGGCGGTGGCGGATCGAACGGCTCTGACGGCGGCGACGACTCGGGCGAAGCGGGCTCCGTCACGAACGGAGGCGCGTCCGGCGACGACGGCGGCTTCGCGGTGCCCTCCATCGGCGGCGCGGCCTTCGGCGCCGACACGGTCGGCTCGCCCGGGTCGATCACGCCGCCGTTCCCGTTCACCTCCCTGCTCTTGGCGTTCGTCTTCCTCGTGCCGATGAACTTCCTGATCCAGGCGTACGGCTCCTCGATCCTCGACGAGCGGACGAACCGGCGGGGGGAGCCGCTGCTCGTCACGCCGCTGTCGCCGGCCGAGATCGTCGCCGGCAAGACGCTGCCGTACGCCGCCGCGGCCGCGGTCGTCACGACCCTCATCGCGCTCGCGGTCGGCGGCGGCGCGCTCTCGGTGGTCGCCGTCGCGCCGGTCGCGGCGACGTTCCTCGGGGCCACCTTCGTCGGCGCGATGTTCGCGCGCTCGTTCAAGGAGCTCACCTTCGTCACCGTGGGGGTGAGCGTCCTCCTGACCACCTACGCGTTCGTCCCGGCCATCTTCACGAACGTGACGCCCGTCGCGCTCGTCTCGCCGCTGACGCTCGTCGTCTTCGACCTCCAGGGCGAGACCGTCTCGGCGGGCGAGGTGCTGTTCTCGACCGCGCCGATGGCGGTCGGCGCCGCCCTCCTCTTCGGCCTCGGCCTCGGCGTCTACCGCGAGGAGGACATGTTCTCGCAGAAGCCGGTGACGCGGAAGTTCCTCGACGCGCTCGCGGTCCGGCTCGCCCCCGTGCCGTCCGGAGGCGACCTCCTCGGGCGCAGTCGCCTCCGCGCGCTCGGGCGCGTCGCGTTCCTCACCGCCTGTACGATCCCGTTCGTGTTCGTCGCGGAGCTGCTTGCCGTCGCGGTGCTGTTCGCGCTGCCGGTCACCGTGTCGATCCCGGTGCTGCTCGTGACCATCGCGTTCATCGAGGAGGTCGCGAAGAGCGTCGGCCTCTACGCCGGCTTCGAGCGCGGCGTCTTCGCCCGGACCGCCGAAACCGACGGGGACGGGACCCTCGGCGTCGCGCTCGCGGTCGGCGCCGCCTCGGGGACCGGGTTCTTCCTCGCGGAGAAGGCCACCGCGGTCGTCCAGGCCGTCGGGCTCACCGACCTCTTCCTCGGCCGCGCCGCCTTCGCGGACGTGGCCGGGCTCTCCGGGCTGCCGCCGCTCGCGCTGGCGGCGCTGTTCTTCGCGCCGCTCGTCCTCCACGTCGCGACGACGAGCGCCGCGAGCCTCGGCGCGAGCCGCGGGCGGACCGCCTACGCGCTGGCGCTGACGCTGGCGACGCTCGGCCACGCCGCGTACAACGTCGGGGTGGTGAGCCTTGGATAG
- a CDS encoding DoxX family protein — translation MLAEFATTPLQFDAPFSGELFLLGRILFGATLAFMGLNHFMDLETMAGYAEFKGLPAPKFSVIASGAVLVLGGVAVVAGAFPVVAAGALAFFLLVSAVTMHDFWSMDDPEEKQNEMTSFLKNVYGAGAALALLAVGGTAWPYAVGVGLF, via the coding sequence ATGTTAGCTGAATTCGCGACGACACCGCTTCAGTTCGACGCCCCGTTCTCGGGCGAACTCTTCCTGCTCGGCCGGATCCTGTTCGGCGCGACGCTCGCATTCATGGGACTCAACCACTTCATGGACCTCGAAACGATGGCCGGCTACGCCGAGTTCAAGGGCCTCCCGGCGCCGAAGTTCTCCGTCATCGCCTCCGGCGCCGTCCTCGTGCTCGGCGGCGTGGCCGTGGTCGCCGGCGCGTTCCCGGTCGTCGCGGCCGGCGCGCTCGCCTTCTTCCTCCTCGTCTCCGCCGTGACGATGCACGACTTCTGGTCGATGGACGACCCCGAGGAGAAGCAGAACGAGATGACGAGCTTCCTGAAGAACGTCTACGGCGCCGGCGCGGCGCTCGCGCTGCTCGCCGTCGGCGGCACCGCGTGGCCGTACGCGGTCGGCGTCGGCCTGTTCTGA
- a CDS encoding winged helix-turn-helix transcriptional regulator: MSSQDLSAAESAETAETTESSADAATEAAATEATAPETPCPVIDSIEQIGSQWRLVVLHELLNGEARFNELKRETDANARTLSRVLDDLQETGFVDRRLEEDSPVATYYSLTDKGESLAPVFEEIDSWAHEWLAECEA; this comes from the coding sequence ATGTCATCACAGGATCTCTCTGCGGCGGAGTCGGCTGAGACGGCTGAGACGACGGAATCGAGCGCTGACGCGGCGACCGAGGCGGCGGCGACCGAGGCGACGGCGCCCGAGACCCCGTGCCCCGTCATCGACTCGATCGAGCAGATCGGATCGCAGTGGCGGCTCGTCGTCCTCCACGAACTGTTGAACGGCGAGGCGCGGTTCAACGAACTCAAGCGCGAGACCGACGCGAACGCGCGGACCCTCTCGCGCGTGCTCGACGACCTCCAGGAGACCGGCTTCGTCGACCGGCGGTTAGAGGAGGACTCGCCCGTGGCGACGTACTACAGCCTGACCGACAAGGGCGAGTCGCTCGCGCCCGTCTTCGAGGAGATCGATTCGTGGGCCCACGAGTGGCTCGCCGAGTGTGAGGCGTAG
- a CDS encoding acylphosphatase, with protein sequence MTDRVRAHVFVSGRVQGVYYRATTRDTAREKGVDGWVRNLEDGRVEAVFEGPEGDVRDMVAWCETGSRAAEVDDVDAEYGEPEGIEGFEVRW encoded by the coding sequence ATGACCGACCGCGTTCGCGCGCACGTCTTCGTCTCGGGCAGGGTTCAGGGCGTCTACTACCGGGCGACCACCCGCGACACGGCCCGCGAGAAGGGCGTCGACGGCTGGGTCCGGAACCTGGAGGACGGCCGAGTCGAGGCCGTCTTCGAGGGGCCGGAGGGCGACGTCCGCGACATGGTCGCGTGGTGCGAGACGGGGAGCCGAGCCGCCGAGGTCGACGACGTGGACGCCGAGTACGGCGAGCCGGAGGGGATCGAGGGGTTCGAGGTCAGGTGGTGA
- a CDS encoding CNNM domain-containing protein, whose protein sequence is MVGAALGVIGVAAVIVLLGLSAFFSSSETAIFSLPTEWFDRQATTGDPRGAVLKELHDDPHRLLVTLLVGNNVVNIAISSIVTVLVASHLSSGATVVVTTLCTSFLVLVFGEIVPKAFGLGNAESWSLRIASPVRLVERVLSPLITLFDGITRRMNAYISGDANIEKPYTD, encoded by the coding sequence ATGGTCGGAGCCGCACTCGGCGTGATCGGTGTCGCAGCGGTGATCGTGTTGCTGGGACTGAGCGCCTTCTTCTCCAGTTCCGAGACCGCCATCTTCTCGCTGCCGACCGAGTGGTTCGACCGGCAGGCGACCACGGGCGACCCGCGAGGGGCCGTCCTGAAGGAGCTTCACGACGACCCCCACCGGCTCCTCGTGACGCTCCTCGTCGGGAACAACGTCGTCAACATCGCCATTTCGAGCATCGTGACCGTCCTGGTCGCGAGCCACCTCTCGTCGGGGGCGACGGTAGTGGTGACGACGCTGTGTACGAGCTTCCTCGTCCTCGTCTTCGGCGAGATCGTCCCGAAGGCCTTCGGGCTCGGCAACGCGGAGTCGTGGTCGCTGCGCATCGCGTCGCCGGTCCGGCTCGTCGAGCGCGTCCTCTCGCCGCTCATCACGCTGTTCGACGGGATCACCCGCCGGATGAACGCGTACATCAGCGGCGACGCGAACATCGAGAAGCCGTACACGGACTGA
- a CDS encoding ABC transporter ATP-binding protein — protein sequence MIEVSGLRKTYGDFAAVVDSDFAVDDGEVFGIVGPNGAGKTTTLKVIAGLVEPTAGEVTVAGFDAADPEMRRHLGFLPEESPLYEEMTALSYLRFFADLYDVPREVADERIGAALDRLELDHRERRLGDVSKGMKRKVAIARSLVNDPDVLVYDEPASGLDPVTTNSVLAFTRELRETGKTVVFSAHNLYHVESVCDRVVVMNEGRIVARGSVDGIRERHGETTYRVFSDAEPAATPALDDLDAATEEVGDRYRTAVPSMDAVAAVREAVADAGGEVVDIRSREPSLEDVFLDIVGRPMPGRYTGDGGADGRSDGEDGNSDKGTDSDRDSDGPSDGDANGSEGGEETTAATATEATE from the coding sequence ATGATCGAGGTGTCGGGCCTGCGGAAGACCTACGGCGACTTCGCGGCCGTCGTGGACAGCGACTTCGCCGTCGACGACGGCGAGGTGTTCGGGATCGTCGGCCCGAACGGGGCCGGCAAGACGACGACGCTCAAGGTGATCGCCGGCCTCGTCGAGCCGACGGCGGGCGAGGTCACCGTCGCCGGGTTCGACGCCGCGGACCCCGAGATGCGCCGGCACCTCGGGTTCCTGCCCGAGGAGTCGCCGCTGTACGAGGAGATGACCGCGCTGTCGTACCTCCGCTTCTTCGCCGACCTTTACGACGTGCCCCGCGAGGTGGCCGACGAGCGGATCGGTGCCGCGCTCGACCGCCTCGAACTCGACCACCGCGAGCGCCGCCTCGGCGATGTCTCGAAGGGGATGAAACGGAAGGTCGCCATCGCGCGCTCGCTGGTCAACGACCCGGACGTGCTGGTGTACGACGAGCCGGCCTCCGGGCTCGACCCCGTGACGACGAACTCGGTGCTGGCGTTCACCCGCGAGCTCCGCGAGACGGGCAAGACGGTCGTCTTCTCGGCGCACAACCTCTACCACGTCGAGTCGGTCTGCGACCGCGTCGTCGTGATGAACGAGGGGCGGATCGTTGCCCGGGGCAGCGTCGACGGGATCCGCGAGCGACACGGCGAGACGACCTACCGCGTCTTCAGCGACGCGGAGCCGGCCGCGACGCCCGCGCTCGACGACCTCGACGCGGCGACCGAGGAGGTCGGGGACCGGTACCGGACGGCGGTCCCGAGCATGGACGCCGTCGCGGCCGTCCGCGAGGCCGTCGCCGACGCCGGCGGCGAGGTCGTCGACATCCGGAGCCGCGAGCCGAGCCTGGAGGACGTGTTCCTCGACATCGTCGGCCGGCCGATGCCCGGCCGGTACACCGGGGACGGCGGGGCGGACGGACGGAGCGACGGCGAAGACGGCAACTCGGACAAGGGAACCGACAGCGACCGCGACTCCGACGGGCCGAGCGACGGCGACGCGAACGGGTCGGAGGGCGGTGAGGAGACGACCGCCGCGACGGCGACGGAGGCGACCGAGTGA